The genomic DNA ATATTAAAAAAGCTGCTTCTGTTGATGAGTTAAGAAACATGTTTGGGGTGTAGGCTTTAGGGGAGTGTGCACCCCGAAACTTGTGACAATGCCAACAAAGTTAGATGATTGAAGGCTGCTTGGTATAAGGTTTTTCCACATCATTCTTTGCAACAGGGAGTACACGCCAATTTATAAAATTATGTGGCTTTAGCGGCTTTGGTGGTTAAAATTCTTTAGGAGCAAAAGGCAAACATGAACGAAAAGGAAATAAAAGAGATACTCAAACGTGGGAGGCCGTGGCCTGAGGGGACAACCCTGTGGGGCGTGTCAAACCTTGGGGCATGGTACACCGAGCGGGAGGTGGAGGCGGTAGTAAGCACAATCCGTGAGTCTATGAATTGGCTGGTCG from Nitrospirae bacterium YQR-1 includes the following:
- a CDS encoding DegT/DnrJ/EryC1/StrS family aminotransferase, with protein sequence MNEKEIKEILKRGRPWPEGTTLWGVSNLGAWYTEREVEAVVSTIRESMNWLVGFGPNPKEIEDFENAFAAYCGARYAVALNSCGTGLDIAM